In Microbulbifer celer, a single window of DNA contains:
- a CDS encoding glycoside hydrolase family 9 protein, protein MSKNKIFAAGSALILATAFSGVPYAQANPEISGDFRFNQLGFSPQSEKVAVLVTQDLPKAPPTFVVRASKSGRAVLGGELQPGQEKTLSGKTTLVAEFSGLKTPGQYYLEIATAGDTDALRSKPFNVDDKVYQDLAAASVKAFYYQRASTELKEVHAGPWHRAAGHPDDKVRIHPSAATEERPTNTLVSAPKGWYDAGDYNKYVVNSGITMGTLMSAFERYPEYFSAQPLNIPESGNALPDILDEVHYNLAWLVAMQDPSDGGVYHKLTTAGFEGMETAAHQATQPRYMVQKTTAAALDFAAVMAQASRVYAPYLEQESKTYLQAALAAWRWAENNPAVHYRQDEINRQFDPDVTTGAYGDEQLDDERLWAAAELYLATQEETFWSTITNSTRGYSLPNWGDVRWLGYYSLLFHGDKLPEGSGPWRSAIEKNLVVAARELRSAGERSAYRVPMASNPDFFVWGSNAVAANQGILFLEAFRITNDSEFLHSAEATRDYLLGRNATGFSYVTGFGYKTPQHPHHRLAAARPDLPPLPGFLVGGPNPSQQDGCEYPSKITDQSYTDHVCSYASNEIAINWNAPLAYLVNGLNAIESY, encoded by the coding sequence GTGTCAAAGAACAAAATATTCGCCGCCGGTAGTGCGCTGATACTGGCCACGGCCTTCAGCGGCGTCCCGTATGCACAGGCCAACCCTGAAATCAGCGGGGATTTCCGCTTTAACCAGCTGGGGTTTTCCCCGCAGTCGGAAAAGGTCGCAGTTCTCGTTACACAAGACCTGCCCAAAGCCCCACCAACATTTGTGGTGCGCGCTTCAAAGTCCGGCAGGGCAGTGCTGGGCGGCGAGCTGCAACCGGGCCAAGAGAAAACCTTGAGTGGGAAAACCACGCTGGTGGCGGAGTTCTCGGGCCTGAAAACCCCCGGTCAGTACTATCTCGAAATTGCCACAGCTGGAGACACAGACGCTCTCCGCTCGAAGCCTTTCAATGTGGACGACAAGGTTTACCAGGATCTTGCCGCGGCAAGCGTTAAAGCGTTTTACTACCAGCGCGCGTCAACGGAATTGAAAGAAGTTCACGCGGGGCCCTGGCACCGCGCCGCCGGTCATCCGGATGACAAGGTGCGGATTCATCCCTCTGCCGCAACTGAAGAACGGCCAACCAATACCCTGGTGTCCGCGCCCAAGGGCTGGTACGACGCCGGCGACTACAACAAGTACGTGGTTAACAGCGGCATCACTATGGGCACGCTGATGAGCGCCTTTGAACGCTATCCGGAATATTTTTCCGCGCAGCCCCTGAATATTCCCGAATCCGGCAATGCCTTACCGGATATTCTTGATGAGGTGCACTACAACCTGGCGTGGCTCGTTGCCATGCAAGACCCGAGCGACGGCGGCGTGTACCACAAGCTCACCACCGCCGGTTTTGAAGGCATGGAAACGGCCGCACATCAGGCCACGCAACCGCGCTACATGGTGCAGAAAACAACGGCCGCCGCGCTGGATTTTGCCGCAGTGATGGCCCAGGCCTCGCGCGTATACGCGCCCTATCTGGAACAGGAGAGCAAAACCTATTTGCAGGCCGCGCTGGCCGCCTGGCGGTGGGCGGAAAACAATCCCGCGGTGCACTATCGTCAGGATGAAATCAATCGTCAGTTCGATCCGGACGTGACCACTGGCGCCTATGGCGATGAACAGCTCGATGACGAGCGCCTATGGGCGGCGGCGGAGCTCTACCTCGCGACACAAGAAGAGACATTCTGGTCCACCATCACCAATTCCACCCGGGGATACAGCCTGCCCAACTGGGGCGATGTGCGATGGCTCGGCTATTACAGCCTCCTCTTTCACGGAGACAAGCTGCCGGAGGGCAGCGGCCCCTGGCGCAGCGCGATCGAAAAAAATCTCGTGGTCGCCGCGCGAGAATTGCGCAGTGCCGGTGAGCGCAGTGCCTACCGGGTGCCCATGGCAAGCAATCCGGACTTCTTTGTATGGGGCAGCAATGCCGTAGCCGCGAATCAGGGTATTCTTTTTCTGGAAGCTTTCCGTATCACCAACGATAGCGAGTTCCTACACAGCGCAGAAGCCACGCGGGATTACTTGCTGGGCCGCAATGCCACCGGGTTTTCCTACGTCACCGGCTTTGGCTACAAAACCCCTCAACACCCTCACCACCGCCTGGCCGCGGCGCGCCCGGATCTACCGCCCCTGCCCGGATTTCTGGTGGGAGGCCCCAATCCGTCGCAGCAGGACGGATGTGAGTACCCGAGCAAGATCACCGATCAGTCCTACAC